The following proteins are co-located in the Diorhabda carinulata isolate Delta chromosome 4, icDioCari1.1, whole genome shotgun sequence genome:
- the LOC130892800 gene encoding uncharacterized protein LOC130892800, with the protein MQNIHRTDKSESTEISDDESRMLSYKEEMEDLLSASNIVIQTTDVDEISVASTESISSSSQIPPLIQVPSTSKQASIKSFTMTKKLQTKTDTALAFFVGAEMIPYNIVEKDGFKNFLQVLNGSYKLPSRNTLSQKLIANLF; encoded by the exons ATGCAAAATATTCATCGAACAGATAAATCTGAGAGTACTGAAATAAGCGATGATGAATCaag AATGTTGAGTTATAAAGAGGAAATGGAAGATCTTTTGTCGGCAAGCAATATCGTGATCCAAACTACTGATGTAGACGAAATCTCAGTAGCATCGACAGAATCGATTTCTTCTTCATCACAGATACCTCCATTAATACAAGTCCCTTCAACTTCCAAACAAGCGTCTATAAAAAGCTTTACGATGACAAAAAAGTTACAAACCAAAACCGACACGGCTTTGGCTTTTTTCGTAGGTGCAGAAATGATACCTTATAATATAGTAGAAAAAGacggtttcaaaaattttttacaagttttaaatGGAAGCTATAAATTACCTAGCAGAAACACATTGTCACAAAAGTTAATTgctaatttgttttaa